A stretch of Besnoitia besnoiti strain Bb-Ger1 chromosome III, whole genome shotgun sequence DNA encodes these proteins:
- a CDS encoding hypothetical protein (encoded by transcript BESB_048170), with amino-acid sequence MALLGGVEEASGGDHGELVLRMLQTLYSSSDSHARRQADVWLRQWQKSAEAWEIAMEMLVRYSQLLSAPGSASELFSDEAVYFLCQTLRTKTMFDFHQLPLTSHEALCSQVLRLLQVFATDAERAPCADAAASSASSASAAVSRRHRAASTQLSLCLADLALQTADHWLNPVQVILQAFPPAREATAASFQAQSLLLLLLRHLAEESTSRRVMADETVRQRHLVNLTKSASTVMQTLLQLRDRVRERRRALEEEDRARVAGSQTPEAVAALAANNALLRSVLSCWRVWLTFLQPAEETQETASRADAPTPPPAETDLLGQQHQSSLALVFSDCVEVLACQETSAAGGAGGSEEEDPNEAAANCILRLLKSVTSSRQTLRSRCLRLEQERSRFRQGAGGDEGAFPSSFSPPSAAYYAQALGDSEAALKKAEAFEQQLLQEILTHCVGSLRVRLLAALQRQADDAQPGAAGAAFRDDYEALQTLTTLSRLYAGVAVFLIPVILRRSHKDPQLQELIHLLMRISEAPRTRGLVAHALGESLQSLAQHADDDLEEEGEEDALLVIEESMRFWMKLAEAASRTAAALGACADSGLVSKPAGRKADKEDTPRFDGEQAEETRQSLDALKEVYSHLLRECLRQLVMPKRVASASLSGDYDVYRRALLDCLEDCALVLSPERAALFAVEHLHQTRQRQEEESRAAATGLPAALQPKLQQSHERLLEGALVALAKLLSLVGDFASLKAHMQAPVGAISVVLGVEGFPHALELLHTTIYARLAAIDVLKQLFQHLLDDPGALQHALQMLVRQLLAAQPARDEAAGGSARDSEERQTMIQSLHLHAARAVCQLCTAATANVIASPTVNELVSLTKALANAKADEDVQMFVLEGVSAVASKITDTAAFLSVLEALCEPSIGGLQQTESDEHAICWQLDCLAVILRDAVCPGTAAAEPSERHLRVATFLTSSLWPLLSAQLDHHAAQQRIVEKSLRCLKHAVRCAGDLFKPQLPGLLTLLQKNAQSRLHCTYLYAAEWLAMQFAKDEQYQQVLMHLFQQLSRQALQAIQEQAGNVDACSDLVEDCYGMINRYIRHCPLLVSLSPDTVQQALVVARSAMYVQQREAAQVVFIFLDSCAFFCDEHRPVEPLSNAVGSLALEHLPALVEEAFRLLMEAPPSYVVALVEGFITTVAQVFGNRSVQWLARGLSGLPPSVLPSEAMKTQLLAKLSRPETGGVCEAVEDLAYRCEQVCLRNRA; translated from the exons ATGGCGCTCCTGGGCGGTGTGGAGGAGGCCTCGGGCGGAGACCACGGCGAGCTGGTTCTGCGCatgctgcagacgctgtATTCCAGCTCAGactcgcatgcgcgccggcaggcggaCGTCTGGCTGCGGCAGTGGCAGAAGTCCGCGGAGGCGTGGGAGATCGCGATGGAGATGCTCGTTCGCTactcgcagctgctgtcCGCGCCGGGTTCCGCCTCGGAGCTCTTCAGCGACGAGGCTGTCTACTTCCTCTGTCAGACCCTCCGCACGAAGACTATGTTCGACTTCCATCAGCTGCCGCTCACCTCTCACGAGGCGCTGTGCTCGCAggtgctgcggctgcttcagGTCTTCGCCAcggacgcggagagggcgccctgcgccgacgcggcggcgtcttctgcttcttcggcgtctgcggctgtcaGCCGTCGCCAccgcgcggcgtccacgCAGCTGTCACTCTGTCTGGCGGATTTGGCGCTGCAGACTGCAGACCATTGGCTGAACCCGGTGCAGGTCATTCTGCAGGCCTTTCcgcccgcccgcgaggcgacggcggcgagttTCCAGGCgcagtcgctgctgctgctgcttctcaggcacctggcggaggagagcaCGAGTCGCCGCGTGATGGCGGACGAGACCGTCCGCCAGCGGCACCTGGTCAACCTGACCAAGTCCGCGTCGACTGTCatgcagacgctgctgcagctaCGGGAccgcgtccgcgagcgccgtcgcgcgcttgaggaggaggacagggcgcgcgtggctggcAGCCAGACTCccgaggcggtcgcggcgctcgcggccaacaacgcgctgctgcggtcgGTGCTGTCCTGCTGGCGAGTCTGGCTCACCTTCCTCCAGcccgccgaggagacgcaggagacggcgagccgcgccgacgcgccgacgcccccccccgcggagACCGACTTGCTGGGGCAACAACACCAGTCGAGCCTCGCACTCGTCTTCTCGGACTGCGTCGAAGTGCTGGCGTGCCAAGAGACCTCCGCCGCGGGTGGCgcgggaggcagcgaggaggaggaccccaacgaggctgcggcgaactgcattctgcggctgctcaaATCGGTCACCTCGTCCAGGCAGACactccgctcgcgctgcctgcgcctggagCAAGAGCGGTCGCGTTTCCggcagggcgcgggcggcgatgAGGGCGCGTTTCCATCCTCCTTCtccccgccgtctgcggcctaCTACGCACAGGCGCTGGGCGACTCGGAGGCCGCGCTCAAGAAGGCCGAGGCCTTTGAGCAGCAACTCCTTCAGGAGATCCTCACGCACTGCGTGGGCTCGCTGCGGGTGCGGctgctcgctgcgcttcagcggcaggcagacgacgcgcagcccggcgcggcgggcgcggccttccgcgaCGACTACGAGGCGCTTCAGACGCTCACgacgctctcgcggctctACGCAGGGGTCGCGGTCTTTCTCATCCCCGTGATCCTTCGTCGGAGCCACAAAGacccgcagctgcaggagctaATTCACCTCCTGATGCGCATCTCTGAGGcaccgcgcacgcgcggcctGGTTGCCCACGCGCTCGGGGAGAGCCTGCAGAGCCTCGCACAgcacgccgacgacgacttggaagaggagggcgaagaggacgcgctgCTGGTGATCGAGGAGTCGATGCGCTTCTGGATGAAactcgcggaggccgcgagccggacggcggccgcgctgggcgCGTGTGCGGACTCGGGACTCGTCTCCAAGCCCGCGGGGCGGAAGGCCGACAAAGAGGACACGCCGAGGTtcgacggcgagcaggcggAAGAGACGCGGCAGTCGCTGGATGCGCTCAAAGAGGTCTACAGCCACCTCCTCCGCGAGtgtctgcggcagctggTCATGCCGAAGCGCgtggcgtccgcgtcgctctctggcgACTACGACGTGtaccgccgcgcgctgctggacTGCCTGGAGGACTGCGCGCTGGTGCTGTCTcccgagcgcgcggcgctcttcgccgtcgagcACCTGCATCAAACCCGCCAGCGccaggaggaagagagccgcgcggccgccacagGCCTCCCCGCCGCACTGCAGCccaagctgcagcagagccacGAGCGCCTGCTGGAGGGCGCGCTGGTCGCGCTCGCGAAGCTCCTCAGCCTCGTGGGCGACTTCGCCTCGCTGAAGGCGCATATGCAGGCGCCGGTCGGCGCGATCAGCGTCGTTTTGGGCGTCGAGGGCTTTCCGCATGCACTCGAGCTCCTCCACACGACGATCTACGCCCGACTCGCCGCGATAGACGTCCTGAAGCAGCTCTTTCAGCACCTCTTGGACGACCCCGGCGCCCTGCAGCACGCACTGCAAATGCTtgtgcggcagctgctcgccgcgcagccggccCGTGACGAGGCCGCCGGAGGGAGCGCGCGCGATAGCGAAGAGCGCCAAACGATGATTCAAAGCCTGCATCttcacgccgcgcgcgccgtctgccaGCTGTGcaccgccgcgacggcgaacgtGATCGCGTCGCCGACAGTCAACGAGCTCGTCAGCCTCACGAAGGCGCTCGCGAACGCCAAGGCGGATGAAGAC GTGCAAATGTTCGTCTTGGAGGGCGTTTCCGCGGTAGCCAGCAAGATTACTGACACTGCCGCATTTCTCAGT GTTTTGGAGGCCCTCTGCGAGCCCTCCATTGGCGGCCTGCAACAgacggagagcgacgagcaTGCGATTTGCTGGCAGCTGGACTGCCTCGCTGTGATTCTGAG AGACGCCGTCTGCCCGGggacagctgcggcggagccctCTGAGCGGCACCTGCGCGTGGCAACGTTCCTCACCTCCTCGCTTTGGCCGCTTCTTAGTGCGCAGCTCGACCaccacgcggcgcagcagcgcatcgTTGAGAAGTCGCTCCGCTGCCTCAAGCACGCTGTGCGCTGCGCGGGCGACCTCTTcaagccgcagctgcctggtCTGCTCACGCTGCTGCAAAAAAACGCGCAAAGTCGCCTGCACTGCACCTACCTTTACGCGGCCGAGTGGCTCGCGATGCAGTTCGCCAAGGACGAACAGTACCAGCAAGTCCTTATG CATCTCTTTCAGCAGCTCAGCCGCCAGGCTCTCCAGGCGATCCAGGAGCAG GCTGGAAACgtcgacgcatgcagcgatTTAGTCGAGGACTGCTACGGAATGATCAACCGGTACATTCGGCACTGTCCTCTGCTTGTTAGCCTCTCGCCAGACACTGTCCAGCAG GCGCTGGTAGTGGCTCGCTCGGCGATGTACGTccagcagcgagaagcggctCAAgtcgtcttcatcttcctcgactcctgcgccttcttctgcg acgaacATCGACCTGTCGAGCCTCTTTCAAACGCCGTCGGATCCCTGGCCTTGGAG CACTTGCCGGCGCTCGTCGAAGAGGCCTTCCGGCTGTTGATGGAGGCTCCGCCGAGCTACGTAGTCGCCTTGGTCGAG GGATTCATCACCACCGTCGCGCAGGTCTTCGGAAACAGATCCGTGCAGTGGCTCGCGC GTGGCCTCTCTGGCTTGCCGCCTTCGGTGCTTCCGAGCGAGGCGATGAAGACGCAGTTGCTG GCGAAGCTCAGTCGAccggagacaggcggcgTTTGCGAGGCTGTCGAGGACTTGGCATACAG GTGCGAGCAGGTGTGTCTGCGGAATCGAGCTtga